One genomic region from Evansella sp. LMS18 encodes:
- a CDS encoding bifunctional 2-polyprenyl-6-hydroxyphenol methylase/3-demethylubiquinol 3-O-methyltransferase UbiG has protein sequence MDDKTRWNEKYKKRLDNERESSGANERLKYLSPYFNGGRAVDFAAGLGENSLFLARHGFDVQAFDISEIAVEHLSKKGEEEQLPLDAHVCDLTNLDRDLIGKDSADIAVIAYYLDRELIPFAMKTVKTGGFFFMETFFLAPGKEEEGVAKKYKLKPGELLSLFKEWHILYFEENEHEGRQTLFARKR, from the coding sequence ATGGACGATAAAACCAGATGGAACGAAAAATATAAGAAACGGCTCGATAATGAAAGGGAATCATCCGGTGCAAATGAACGGTTAAAATATCTCTCCCCGTACTTCAACGGGGGGAGGGCCGTGGATTTTGCTGCCGGCCTGGGGGAGAACAGCCTGTTTCTTGCCCGGCACGGATTTGATGTTCAGGCATTTGATATTTCAGAAATAGCCGTGGAGCATTTATCGAAAAAAGGGGAAGAAGAACAACTGCCCCTGGACGCCCATGTTTGTGACCTGACTAACCTGGACAGAGATCTTATCGGGAAGGACTCCGCTGACATAGCAGTCATTGCTTATTACCTTGACAGAGAACTCATCCCTTTTGCCATGAAGACTGTAAAAACAGGAGGCTTCTTCTTTATGGAAACTTTCTTCTTAGCACCTGGAAAAGAGGAAGAGGGAGTCGCAAAGAAATACAAGCTGAAGCCTGGAGAACTTCTTTCTCTTTTTAAGGAGTGGCACATCCTTTATTTTGAAGAAAATGAACACGAGGGCCGCCAGACTTTATTCGCGAGAAAAAGATAA
- a CDS encoding YolD-like family protein, producing MDMKQNKDRGTIKWTAMMLPEHVAMLRDLQHEHKKQPKPELEPQQLEEFEYLICEAMEFDKELTFVYWKNGFYEEFTGKVHYIDHLTKKLHIKSDEDEREYITIDCIISIT from the coding sequence ATGGATATGAAGCAAAACAAGGACCGGGGAACAATTAAGTGGACAGCGATGATGCTGCCGGAGCATGTGGCGATGCTGCGGGACTTGCAGCACGAGCATAAGAAACAGCCGAAGCCGGAACTGGAGCCGCAGCAATTAGAGGAATTCGAATATCTTATTTGTGAAGCGATGGAATTTGATAAAGAATTGACGTTCGTTTACTGGAAAAATGGGTTTTACGAAGAATTCACCGGAAAAGTCCATTATATCGATCATCTGACTAAAAAACTTCATATTAAAAGTGATGAGGATGAAAGAGAGTATATAACGATTGACTGTATTATTTCAATTACATAA
- a CDS encoding GNAT family N-acetyltransferase: MSNIPYVEQYSCKYQSQVLDLILQIQQAEYNVSITESDQPDLSAIEEYYQTGNGNFWVALYEDKVVGTISLLDIGKKEAALRKMFVNKEYRGAKYKTASMLLNTALNWGKERGVKAIYLGTTPQFLAAHRFYEKNGFISIVPEDLPEKFPVLQVDKKFYKYVL; encoded by the coding sequence ATGAGTAATATCCCATATGTCGAGCAATATTCCTGCAAGTATCAATCTCAAGTACTAGATTTAATTCTCCAGATCCAGCAAGCAGAATACAATGTTTCCATCACGGAAAGCGACCAGCCTGATTTATCTGCCATTGAAGAATATTACCAGACAGGCAACGGAAACTTCTGGGTTGCCCTTTACGAGGACAAAGTTGTTGGCACTATCAGTCTTTTAGATATAGGGAAGAAGGAAGCTGCATTAAGAAAAATGTTTGTAAACAAAGAGTACCGTGGTGCAAAATACAAGACAGCCAGCATGTTATTGAATACTGCCCTGAACTGGGGAAAAGAACGTGGAGTTAAAGCCATCTATCTCGGGACGACGCCTCAATTTTTAGCAGCACACAGGTTTTATGAAAAAAATGGATTTATCAGCATTGTTCCAGAGGATTTACCAGAAAAATTCCCGGTGCTGCAGGTGGATAAAAAGTTCTATAAATACGTCCTTTAA
- a CDS encoding helix-turn-helix domain-containing protein produces the protein MAKRIDVIEDVKKKYVRMALETGNYTSIARKAGISRETLRNWIKLYEDEVRDVMETEGSTSLSDNPTKEELQKKYEQAMILLGEKELEVAMLKNVIKKNEFL, from the coding sequence ATGGCTAAGAGAATTGATGTTATTGAAGATGTAAAAAAGAAATACGTTCGCATGGCCTTGGAGACAGGGAATTACACCTCCATCGCCAGAAAGGCTGGAATATCCAGAGAAACTCTTAGGAATTGGATCAAACTATACGAAGATGAAGTTCGTGACGTGATGGAAACCGAAGGATCAACGAGTTTATCCGATAACCCCACAAAGGAGGAACTTCAAAAGAAATACGAACAGGCAATGATTCTATTAGGCGAAAAAGAATTGGAAGTTGCCATGCTAAAGAATGTTATAAAAAAAAACGAGTTCCTCTAA
- a CDS encoding IS3 family transposase — protein MKDGFPVTKTTRALNVERSLYYYHQKNKQVTEKSSQGRPVPGFSLAKTGAKISDEQIEEFLMEAVEGEEGVYGYRKLTNYLKDQHKLIINPKKVYRLCEKLNILLPQRRKSKYPRRLAKQHTITASNQLWQLDIKYGSIEGSGRFVFLASAIDVYDRCIVGYYRGPECKATNITKMLQGALLRRGVHHEGETSSKLIIRTDNGPQFVSEHFGSFCEHQHLYHERIPSKSPDLNAHIESFHSVIERECYQRYRFECFEEAYYRIDEYMDFYNNRRYHGSLKYLSPAKFYKLYSKGNCPQIINL, from the coding sequence GTGAAAGACGGTTTTCCAGTAACTAAAACTACAAGAGCATTAAATGTGGAACGTTCGCTGTATTATTACCATCAAAAGAATAAACAGGTCACAGAAAAGTCCTCACAAGGCCGACCAGTACCTGGGTTTTCCTTGGCTAAGACTGGTGCGAAAATATCTGATGAGCAGATTGAAGAATTCCTAATGGAAGCTGTGGAGGGTGAGGAAGGTGTCTACGGATACCGAAAACTCACCAACTACCTTAAAGACCAACATAAGTTGATCATAAACCCTAAAAAGGTCTATCGCCTTTGTGAAAAGTTGAATATTCTGTTACCTCAGCGAAGAAAATCTAAGTATCCCCGAAGGTTGGCGAAGCAACACACGATAACAGCTTCTAACCAGCTTTGGCAACTGGATATAAAGTATGGCTCGATTGAAGGTAGTGGACGATTCGTTTTTCTAGCTAGTGCTATTGATGTATATGACCGGTGTATCGTTGGATACTATCGCGGCCCAGAATGTAAAGCAACAAACATTACGAAAATGCTTCAAGGGGCGTTATTGAGACGGGGTGTTCACCATGAAGGTGAGACTTCTTCGAAGTTGATTATTCGTACAGATAACGGCCCACAATTTGTCAGTGAACATTTTGGCAGCTTTTGTGAGCATCAACACCTATATCATGAACGCATACCAAGCAAATCACCGGATTTAAACGCACATATTGAATCGTTCCATAGCGTCATCGAAAGGGAGTGTTACCAACGTTACCGTTTTGAATGCTTCGAAGAAGCCTATTACAGGATAGATGAGTATATGGATTTCTATAATAACCGGCGTTACCATGGGAGCCTAAAATATTTATCGCCGGCAAAGTTCTATAAATTATATAGCAAAGGAAACTGTCCACAAATAATTAACTTATAG
- a CDS encoding type 1 glutamine amidotransferase domain-containing protein, which yields MAKVLMVLSSGYNDEANEYETGWWGEELFAPLHALENAGHKVDLASPMGGKPTVDKNSFEPEYDPDGTYKELYESGRADETAKISEVIAEEYDALLIVGGHGAMFDLAKDDDLHRVINAVYDNGGIIGAECHGPAPLIWTKRPDGKSIIDGKKVTGYPDEIEPEGLLDNVLPFSLEQELSKIADYDKGDLNEKAHAVWADDQIVTSRDPFSSELMGEELVKALEKRK from the coding sequence ATGGCAAAAGTTCTGATGGTATTATCAAGCGGCTATAATGACGAGGCGAATGAATATGAAACAGGCTGGTGGGGGGAAGAACTGTTCGCTCCACTCCATGCCCTTGAAAACGCCGGGCATAAGGTAGATCTTGCTTCACCAATGGGAGGCAAACCAACAGTCGACAAGAATAGCTTTGAGCCTGAATACGATCCAGACGGAACCTATAAAGAGCTTTATGAATCCGGAAGAGCTGATGAAACAGCGAAGATTTCCGAAGTTATAGCGGAAGAATACGATGCACTGCTTATCGTCGGCGGCCATGGGGCGATGTTTGACCTGGCGAAAGATGACGACCTCCACCGTGTGATAAATGCAGTGTATGATAATGGAGGAATCATTGGTGCAGAGTGCCACGGTCCGGCACCGCTTATCTGGACGAAGCGGCCTGACGGAAAAAGCATCATTGACGGGAAAAAAGTAACCGGATATCCTGATGAAATAGAACCAGAAGGACTGCTGGACAATGTGTTGCCGTTCAGCCTTGAACAGGAGCTCTCAAAAATCGCCGACTATGACAAAGGGGATCTGAACGAAAAAGCTCACGCTGTCTGGGCAGATGACCAGATCGTTACAAGCCGGGACCCTTTTTCTTCTGAGTTGATGGGCGAAGAGCTTGTAAAGGCGCTGGAAAAAAGAAAATAA
- the pepF gene encoding oligoendopeptidase F, producing the protein MSATVRKTLTRSEVPVEQTWDVTDLFATEEDWKKELEAIKKDIGTVTQYKGQLGESGETLLHCLIAKDELRERLMRVETYAHLRQTGDGSDPVNQTNSVLAGGLAATVSENLAFIESEILSLSDETIHTYIEQVPALQEFRKVLEDLLASQAHRLTPDAEEVLAAYTEVHQAPYMIYERSRTSDMSFPSFQTDDGTEHELTFNSFPAYEGSADTELRRKAYAAFTDTLKQYQNTYAANYAVEVKRQVVEARLRGYESATDMLLDKQEVTKEMYHNQLDTIQEELAPHMRRYAKLKKQVLGLDKMTFADLKAPLDPEFDPPVTYEEASKLVLESLKVMGPEYMEIMEKGVSDRWIDRADNVGKRSGAFCTSPYGVHPYILMTWQDSMRNAYTLAHELGHAGHFGLAGKYQRISNTRASLYFIEAPSTMNEMLLSRHILSQPNDDRMRRWVVLQSLGTYYHNFVTHILEGELQRRVYKLVHEGTPITAKLLNEQKREALANFWGDAVEIDEGAGLTWMRQPHYYMGLYPYTYSAGLTASTAAAQMFVEEGQPAIDRWLTAMKAGGTMKPLELMQLAGVDLSTPEPIKKAVAYVGTLIDDLEKSFDVK; encoded by the coding sequence ATGTCAGCAACTGTTAGGAAAACTCTTACCCGCTCAGAGGTTCCCGTGGAACAGACATGGGATGTTACAGACCTTTTCGCCACAGAGGAAGACTGGAAAAAGGAACTGGAAGCAATTAAAAAGGATATTGGAACAGTTACACAATATAAAGGACAGCTTGGAGAAAGCGGGGAAACACTCCTTCATTGCCTCATTGCTAAGGACGAGCTCCGTGAACGGCTGATGCGAGTGGAAACATATGCCCACCTCCGCCAGACAGGGGATGGCTCTGATCCGGTAAACCAGACGAATTCTGTGCTGGCAGGGGGATTAGCAGCAACCGTCAGTGAAAATCTTGCATTTATAGAATCGGAAATTCTCAGCCTCTCTGACGAAACGATTCACACATACATAGAACAGGTGCCTGCCCTCCAGGAATTCCGGAAGGTACTTGAAGATTTACTGGCCTCCCAAGCCCACAGGCTCACTCCTGATGCGGAAGAAGTACTCGCGGCTTATACAGAAGTACATCAGGCCCCTTATATGATCTATGAAAGAAGCAGAACATCGGATATGAGTTTCCCGTCTTTTCAAACAGACGATGGAACGGAGCATGAATTAACCTTCAACTCATTCCCAGCCTATGAAGGCTCTGCGGATACGGAGCTTCGCCGTAAAGCATACGCTGCGTTTACGGATACACTGAAACAATACCAGAATACTTATGCGGCGAATTATGCTGTTGAGGTGAAAAGACAGGTAGTGGAGGCAAGACTCCGAGGCTATGAATCTGCAACAGACATGCTTCTGGATAAGCAGGAAGTAACGAAGGAGATGTACCATAATCAGCTCGATACGATCCAGGAAGAACTTGCGCCGCATATGCGCCGCTACGCGAAGCTGAAAAAACAGGTTCTGGGCCTTGATAAAATGACGTTCGCTGATTTAAAAGCACCTCTCGACCCGGAATTTGATCCGCCGGTAACATATGAAGAAGCTTCTAAGCTAGTTCTCGAGTCCCTGAAAGTAATGGGCCCAGAATATATGGAGATCATGGAAAAAGGAGTGAGCGACCGCTGGATTGACCGTGCTGACAACGTTGGCAAACGTTCCGGAGCTTTCTGTACAAGCCCTTATGGCGTGCATCCGTACATTCTGATGACCTGGCAGGATTCCATGCGAAACGCCTATACGCTTGCCCATGAGCTTGGCCACGCAGGGCATTTCGGTTTAGCAGGAAAGTATCAACGCATCTCCAACACCCGTGCATCACTTTACTTTATTGAAGCGCCGTCAACAATGAATGAAATGCTCCTCAGCCGTCACATTCTCTCTCAGCCGAATGATGACCGGATGCGCCGCTGGGTTGTCCTTCAGTCTCTGGGAACGTATTATCATAACTTTGTTACACATATTCTTGAAGGAGAGCTTCAGCGAAGAGTTTACAAGCTCGTCCACGAAGGAACGCCAATCACAGCAAAACTGCTGAATGAGCAAAAAAGAGAGGCTCTGGCTAATTTCTGGGGTGATGCAGTTGAAATCGACGAAGGTGCCGGCCTGACGTGGATGCGCCAGCCCCACTATTATATGGGTCTCTACCCTTACACGTATTCTGCCGGGCTGACAGCTTCGACAGCTGCAGCGCAGATGTTTGTGGAAGAGGGCCAGCCGGCGATTGATCGCTGGTTAACTGCAATGAAAGCAGGAGGAACGATGAAACCGCTGGAATTAATGCAGCTTGCCGGGGTAGATTTATCCACACCAGAGCCAATTAAAAAAGCAGTCGCCTATGTTGGCACCCTGATTGATGACCTTGAAAAAAGCTTTGATGTGAAATAA
- a CDS encoding nitrilase-related carbon-nitrogen hydrolase: MTTAKKPFKAAAIQFNPKLNRRNTNIRALMKLVREAAENGARLIVTPEMATTGYHYLDRSSISAYVDTIPGITTAQFAQIAKEYDTYIVIGMAEHDLTSGLYYNSAALVGPEGYIGKYRKIHQWVVENYWSCWGDMGCPAFETELGKISMIICQDSTYFESARLAAVNGADILCFPTNSSGASISLLQHWAEMNGLYVVSANRSNTEEEFHMAGLSAVWSPSGRKIEEAPYSAVEDETKDEARIIYGEIDPEQYDNEAKERILERRMEAYKDLMLFLGPWDYTKNTDSRHIHAAAIQYEPVIGDKEANLQKVTRLVEEQLQEGVNLVVLPELSLTGPVYTKKKQDIADYAETDDGASVGAMKKLAKDCGIYLVFGFVEKVAPHFHNTAVLISPEGEVIGKHRKIHLNERDEPWAAPGSKISVTPVNGFGRIGLMIGYDAAFPEVAGVLTVKRADVICIPASWSGEFGTEIAINPKIFPEPYPAGSVTTWDAVAKGAQAYTVVANFTGTEYNFKGRSAIYNLDQNYTNDKTVIASETEEEVLMNDFKTMKTDWWLDQEKLILTRRTDYYKPLVTRVPPLL, translated from the coding sequence ATGACTACAGCAAAGAAACCATTTAAGGCGGCAGCTATACAGTTTAATCCGAAGCTGAACCGTCGCAATACAAATATACGCGCACTAATGAAACTTGTAAGGGAAGCTGCAGAAAACGGCGCTCGTCTGATTGTGACGCCTGAAATGGCCACAACCGGTTACCATTACCTTGACAGATCTTCCATCTCAGCCTATGTGGATACTATTCCAGGGATTACCACTGCACAGTTCGCACAGATTGCCAAGGAATATGATACATACATTGTCATCGGGATGGCGGAGCATGATTTAACGAGCGGCCTTTACTATAATTCCGCGGCTCTTGTGGGCCCGGAAGGATATATCGGCAAGTACAGGAAAATTCATCAGTGGGTGGTTGAGAATTACTGGTCCTGCTGGGGGGACATGGGCTGCCCCGCATTTGAAACGGAACTGGGAAAAATATCGATGATCATCTGCCAGGATTCCACTTATTTTGAATCTGCCAGGCTGGCGGCAGTAAACGGAGCGGATATCCTTTGTTTTCCTACAAATTCATCAGGCGCTTCCATCTCCCTGCTGCAGCACTGGGCAGAAATGAACGGGTTATATGTGGTAAGTGCCAACCGTTCCAATACGGAAGAGGAATTTCATATGGCAGGCCTCAGTGCTGTATGGTCTCCTTCCGGAAGAAAAATTGAGGAAGCGCCATACTCCGCTGTTGAAGATGAAACAAAGGATGAAGCCAGGATCATCTATGGAGAGATTGATCCGGAGCAATATGATAATGAGGCCAAAGAACGCATCCTTGAACGGAGAATGGAAGCATACAAAGACTTAATGCTGTTTCTTGGACCGTGGGATTATACAAAAAACACCGACTCCCGCCATATACATGCGGCAGCCATTCAGTATGAGCCAGTGATTGGCGACAAAGAAGCCAATCTGCAAAAGGTAACGAGACTTGTTGAAGAGCAATTACAGGAAGGTGTGAACCTGGTTGTTCTTCCTGAACTGTCATTAACCGGGCCTGTTTACACAAAGAAGAAACAGGATATCGCCGATTATGCGGAAACAGATGACGGCGCTTCAGTAGGAGCAATGAAAAAGCTTGCGAAGGATTGCGGGATTTACTTAGTATTCGGTTTTGTAGAAAAAGTGGCGCCTCATTTTCACAATACAGCTGTTCTGATCAGTCCTGAAGGGGAAGTCATTGGCAAACACAGAAAGATCCATCTGAATGAACGGGACGAACCATGGGCAGCGCCTGGGTCAAAAATATCAGTAACACCAGTTAACGGTTTTGGCCGGATTGGACTGATGATAGGCTACGATGCCGCATTCCCGGAAGTTGCAGGAGTCCTAACTGTAAAGCGGGCAGATGTCATCTGTATTCCGGCGAGCTGGAGCGGGGAATTCGGCACGGAAATAGCTATCAATCCGAAAATATTTCCGGAACCTTACCCGGCAGGATCGGTAACTACATGGGATGCAGTGGCCAAAGGAGCGCAGGCATATACGGTAGTGGCTAATTTTACTGGTACAGAATATAACTTTAAAGGAAGAAGCGCCATTTATAACCTTGACCAGAATTACACGAATGACAAGACGGTGATTGCTTCTGAAACAGAAGAAGAAGTTCTCATGAATGACTTTAAAACAATGAAAACCGACTGGTGGCTCGACCAGGAAAAATTAATTTTGACTCGAAGAACGGATTATTATAAACCGCTTGTTACGAGAGTTCCTCCATTGCTGTAG
- a CDS encoding collagenase, protein MEVKRMIIIFFTGILLAVTGGIVSLNTVMETETEEDLGVFEAVQSAVSANYDSPREKQLKSEWNKVDYQHLTFYYPDEAEELVPITKETVEIAMEKTKTILGEYNKRPADIFIFANQEDLEQFAGETGIDGYYSDIKKLIGIAPEDKQALIDKSEEALFEFQSTLVHEYTHYAAKQKMFDLAVDPERIPVWFEEGISEYTGKDKSVEQDAEAVSFSTLTEKRGWEEADKKEDTDVYGQSFLAVNFLIEEYGEEIINDILIETKKAGGFYKGLYQTTGLTLHDLDRSLTEKET, encoded by the coding sequence ATGGAAGTGAAAAGAATGATCATTATCTTTTTTACAGGAATCCTGCTGGCTGTTACAGGTGGAATTGTTTCGCTGAACACAGTCATGGAAACGGAGACAGAAGAGGACCTGGGAGTTTTTGAAGCGGTACAGTCTGCAGTCTCTGCTAATTATGACAGCCCCCGGGAAAAACAGTTAAAAAGCGAATGGAACAAAGTGGACTATCAGCATCTTACTTTTTATTATCCGGACGAAGCAGAGGAATTAGTTCCGATTACAAAGGAAACCGTGGAGATTGCCATGGAGAAGACTAAAACTATATTAGGCGAGTATAATAAAAGACCTGCAGATATTTTTATTTTTGCGAACCAGGAGGACCTTGAACAGTTTGCAGGGGAAACTGGCATTGACGGTTATTATTCCGATATTAAAAAGCTGATCGGTATCGCCCCGGAAGATAAACAAGCGCTGATAGACAAGTCGGAAGAAGCATTGTTTGAGTTCCAGTCTACGTTAGTCCATGAATATACACATTATGCCGCTAAACAGAAGATGTTCGATCTGGCTGTCGATCCGGAACGTATTCCTGTCTGGTTCGAAGAGGGGATCAGCGAGTATACCGGAAAAGATAAATCTGTGGAGCAGGATGCGGAAGCTGTATCATTCAGCACCTTAACAGAAAAAAGGGGCTGGGAAGAGGCGGACAAAAAAGAAGATACGGATGTGTATGGCCAAAGCTTTCTCGCTGTAAACTTTTTGATAGAAGAATATGGGGAAGAAATCATTAACGATATTTTAATAGAAACTAAAAAAGCTGGCGGGTTTTATAAAGGGCTCTATCAAACTACAGGGCTCACACTCCACGACCTTGACCGATCACTCACTGAGAAAGAAACATAA
- a CDS encoding GNAT family N-acetyltransferase, with amino-acid sequence MVPSRSFFSKKKKGLHQQEVIIRPYGPGDAGYIAYLHGKLYAEKYQFGPVFEYYVMKGLTEFLYDSEGGELWIAEVNGQIAGSIAITRESENTAQLRWFILDEEFHGAGIGRRLMETAVEFCNEQGYTYVFLWTVSDLKAARYLYKDFNFQVKEKKQNDEWTESEITEERWELAIPPSI; translated from the coding sequence ATGGTGCCATCCAGATCGTTTTTTTCCAAAAAGAAGAAAGGTCTTCACCAGCAGGAAGTTATCATCAGGCCATACGGGCCAGGTGATGCGGGATATATTGCGTACCTACATGGGAAGCTATACGCTGAAAAATATCAATTCGGGCCTGTGTTTGAGTATTACGTAATGAAAGGATTGACCGAATTTCTCTATGATTCTGAAGGAGGGGAGCTGTGGATTGCAGAAGTGAACGGGCAAATTGCAGGGTCCATCGCTATTACAAGAGAGAGTGAGAATACTGCTCAGCTCAGGTGGTTTATTCTGGATGAGGAATTTCATGGAGCCGGGATCGGACGCCGATTGATGGAAACAGCAGTTGAATTTTGCAATGAGCAAGGATACACCTATGTATTTTTATGGACGGTAAGCGATTTAAAGGCAGCCCGGTATCTTTACAAAGATTTTAATTTCCAAGTGAAAGAGAAAAAACAAAACGATGAGTGGACAGAGTCGGAGATCACCGAGGAGAGGTGGGAACTGGCAATTCCTCCTTCAATATAA
- the proC gene encoding pyrroline-5-carboxylate reductase — MREDCCVTFIGAGNMAEAIISGVVKKGQYRPGQLAVTNKNNIGRLIELQDKYGVQGIARDRLPISSANIIILAVKPKDAEEALRFLRDRLKPDQLVISVMAGISISYLEAHLHKYQPIIRTMPNTSGMILESATALAPGQHVTMKSVSLAKSLFKAIGEVYVIDEEQMDLFTGMAGSGPAFFYYLVEHIEKKAVENGMDSLLAREIGAQTILGAAKMLLERSEPTSQLRKNITSKNGTTEAGLEALARSGGGEALMSAIEKAMNRSKEISRELERNSLVNNRL, encoded by the coding sequence ATGAGAGAGGATTGCTGTGTTACATTTATCGGCGCCGGGAATATGGCAGAAGCGATAATTTCCGGAGTAGTGAAAAAAGGGCAGTACCGTCCTGGGCAGCTGGCTGTAACCAACAAAAATAATATAGGACGACTGATTGAACTTCAGGATAAGTACGGAGTTCAGGGAATTGCCCGTGACCGCCTCCCCATCTCCTCTGCAAATATTATTATTCTGGCAGTGAAGCCAAAAGATGCGGAAGAAGCCCTCAGGTTTTTAAGAGACCGGCTGAAGCCTGACCAGCTTGTTATCAGTGTGATGGCCGGTATATCTATTTCCTATTTGGAAGCACATCTACACAAGTACCAGCCGATCATCCGGACAATGCCTAACACGTCGGGAATGATACTGGAATCGGCGACAGCACTTGCACCGGGACAGCATGTGACGATGAAAAGTGTGAGTCTTGCCAAATCACTTTTTAAAGCAATCGGAGAGGTTTATGTGATTGACGAAGAACAGATGGACCTCTTCACAGGGATGGCAGGGAGCGGTCCGGCGTTCTTTTATTATTTAGTGGAGCATATTGAGAAAAAGGCCGTGGAAAATGGGATGGATTCACTTTTGGCAAGGGAAATTGGTGCTCAAACGATTCTCGGGGCAGCTAAAATGCTTCTGGAGCGGAGTGAACCTACGAGCCAGCTCAGGAAGAATATCACTTCCAAAAACGGAACTACGGAGGCAGGGCTTGAGGCTCTTGCGAGAAGCGGCGGCGGAGAGGCATTGATGTCAGCCATCGAAAAGGCTATGAACCGCTCAAAGGAGATAAGCAGAGAGCTTGAACGGAACAGCTTAGTAAACAACAGGCTGTAA
- a CDS encoding HAD family phosphatase, with amino-acid sequence MAIVTVDFDGTLFQGNSFNVMFQAGRKQFKFRDWGIVSTGLVKAAFLGAVKGKEALRHEFFKSFARTFKGKTNEELDAFFQELVDHGKKEVHHDLIHTIRMHQENGDTVIVLSGALLPFLKAFTKEVKLDVHVISTELLFDEKGHCTGQIGEIVNGDVKVRKVQEWLDQLSKESLSDNGKESEIWAYADSESDIPLLQYVQYPVVVNPKDEMKKIAEENEWEIFAS; translated from the coding sequence ATGGCTATCGTAACAGTCGATTTTGATGGGACTCTTTTTCAGGGAAACTCGTTCAATGTCATGTTTCAGGCTGGCAGGAAGCAGTTTAAATTCAGGGACTGGGGAATCGTTTCCACAGGTTTAGTGAAAGCTGCTTTTTTAGGGGCTGTGAAAGGGAAAGAAGCACTGCGCCATGAATTTTTCAAGTCGTTTGCCAGGACCTTTAAAGGAAAGACAAATGAGGAGCTGGATGCATTTTTCCAGGAGCTTGTGGATCATGGGAAAAAGGAAGTTCATCATGACCTTATCCATACCATCCGCATGCATCAGGAAAACGGAGACACAGTTATCGTATTGTCCGGCGCGTTGCTGCCGTTTTTAAAGGCTTTTACAAAAGAAGTCAAGCTGGATGTACATGTCATAAGCACAGAGCTTCTCTTCGATGAAAAAGGACATTGTACGGGCCAGATTGGTGAAATTGTAAATGGAGATGTGAAAGTCCGCAAAGTACAGGAATGGCTTGATCAGCTCAGCAAGGAAAGCCTGTCCGATAACGGGAAAGAAAGTGAAATCTGGGCCTATGCAGACAGTGAAAGTGATATTCCTCTCCTCCAGTATGTTCAGTATCCCGTCGTTGTAAATCCGAAAGATGAAATGAAAAAGATAGCAGAAGAGAATGAGTGGGAAATTTTCGCTTCATAA
- a CDS encoding YrhK family protein has translation MTKLKLPVVKDGEDYLDVKAGRFRLYFDKRYRVLSTINDILIGVLFVAGSILNFFDGLDTIGKVCYLLGSTFLVVRPILRLMHSASLRNEMKDTDTYTRDENEKKDTSN, from the coding sequence ATGACGAAGTTGAAATTGCCTGTAGTGAAAGACGGGGAAGATTATTTAGACGTAAAAGCAGGACGATTTCGCCTGTATTTTGATAAAAGATATCGGGTATTGTCTACCATAAACGATATATTAATTGGTGTTCTTTTTGTAGCCGGGAGTATCCTTAATTTTTTCGACGGTTTAGATACAATCGGCAAAGTATGCTATCTTCTCGGAAGTACTTTTCTTGTTGTCCGCCCAATTTTGAGATTGATGCATAGTGCCTCCCTCCGAAATGAAATGAAAGATACCGATACGTATACAAGAGATGAAAATGAAAAAAAAGATACCTCTAATTAA